The segment TTATCCTGGGGCGTATTTATTACGCCGTTTCTTTTCCGAACGGGGAGGGACCTAGCTGAATTTGTGGAATAAAAACTCACGTTtgaactaatgattacacccctgtATCCTGTGTTATTCTATTCATTAATCAATTAACTATACTTCATTTATCTATTCTAACTATCTTCCTTTTAAGGGTGACATTTGCTAAATTTAAAAGCATTGCTTAATTGTGGTTTTCTGTCAACTAAAATTGTCTTTCTCAAATCTTACTGTATTCCTTGCTTCTTCACCTCCTCCActcacctcccctcccttctctttttcttctctgactcatatctccctctcttcctttgcCCCACTACCCGATAATCTCTCCTctaaccgcccccccccccccccccccccgccctaaTTTCATGTATGCTTATATATCCATGCACCCTCTCCCCTGCTGCCACTACTCTGTGCACCCTACCCCAGAGTGTGCTGTTGTATCTAGAGTCAGTACTTGGTCAAGAGAACGTCTATACCATGGCCATGGTAAGAAACCACCAGGTTCCTCATCTAACTAACCCCTGCTCTGACAATAGGCCCAAAACAAAGCTCCTTATAGCTCTGTTTGCAGGGCACATGTCAGTCACTTCATACAGCATGTGTGTTATACAGATAGGCAAATGACTACATCACTCTTACATTTTATGGCAATTGTGGGTATGGTTTATGTGTTTGTgtaactgtatatagcctacattcATAGCCACATTCATGCCCATGATTTAGATTTTCAGATTGCCTTTTTAAAAGTTACATGCGGACACATTACAATGTGACAGAGATGGACAGTTGTCTCTGGCCTGCTCTGACACACTAAACAGTGCTGCTTGTGTAGGGTAGCAACAGGTGCATAGGAGTCAGGCTGTCCAACTATGACCACCCTTGACCTCAGCTAAGCTAAGCTgagctgtgtgggggggggttaagAGGGGCTGCTCCAGTATGGCAGAATGAGGGAAGTTATCAGTCCCAGCTGTCAGCTGTCTTTTTATAACAAATAACAGGACAGCTTCGatctcacacaccacacactcacacacgtgtTACGTCATCAACAATACCCCCATGATGCCAGCTGGGAAAGCCATTTGTGCATAGGGACTCAATCATTTCGCTCAATACAAGTGGATTGCACTTGTATGGTGACCTACTGGCTATTGTGTTTAACTACACTAACGGCATGCCTAGGTATGATCAAAGCCAACCTGTATTGTAGGAATCAAACATGCCTGCCACTCATCAAAAGATCTAGGTCAGCGTCGAGTGGGACGATTGAATCAGTGACCCACACCTGCAGACGCCACCTGTTTATACTGATTGACAGCTGACCTTGTAGCAACAGCTGTGGTCATTCTAATTCGAATTACTTGTCACTGTCAGTTGTGCTGCTCTATCACTCACTACAGGATCATGATAAGAAATACATTTTACTGTACATAAAGTAAGCTATAGGTTACAGGTAGGGGGAAATGGGCTGACTTCGTTGGCCACTTTAAAGTGAATGTATGGACCTCTACTCTAGAATAGGACTAGAATATTGTTTCACCAGAGTAACAGTTTTAATTCTCCCCTTACAGTACAAATATGTAATATGTAAGCTGTACTGTAACCCATGTCAAAATTCTTctcaccctttctctccccccctcttagTTCTTTGAGATGTTGATCCGGTTTCTGGCTGAAGGAGCTGCCAGCGGCCTGAATGTCATTGCGGTTTACGTTACAGAGATCCTCAGGGTCACAGGAGTTGATGGTGGGTgaccgagtgtgtgtgtgtgtgtgtaggttcatCCTTTCTACATCACATCTACTTTGGGTTTAGAGAGCTAAAATCATCATGCATTGCTCTCACTTGCACACATTAAATGCTCACTTTTAGTCCGTCAAACCTGTATCTGAGAAGAActtgcactctctctctgtaatatGGGAACTGGGAAGTGTGGGTTTGAATTCTTCCTCTTGTGTCTGTGATTTGATCTCTCTAATAGCATCTAGACAGCGCACAGGCTATTGGTTTTCAAAGAGATTGCTCTTTAAATTCACTCAAGTTCAAGAGTAAAGATAGTGACAAAATAATTGAATTACCCCCGGCAATATTTAAACAcgcgtcctctctctccctccatctctcagtcCAGCTGCCGTTCCCTCACTTCACACCGGAAGGCGTGGCCTCGGTAGGTCAATGGGCTCTGCTGGCTCTGATTAGCTACTGGGTGCTGTCCATTGTCCTGCGCCTATTGGTGGGCGTGGTGAGGAGGGTGTTCTGGATGCTGAAGGCGGGCACAGCGCTGTGGCTCTTCGGCCTGATCGTCAGCGATACCAAGGCTGGTTCAGACACCACAGCTGTCCGGTTGGCAGGCCTGGTGCTCGGGTGTGCCCTTCTGGGGCTTGCCAGCTACGGATCAGAAAAGACAAGCCACGTGGAAGACCGCCTGAGCATCCTGGAGGGGAGGGTgaaggtggtggagaggaggaagggagatgaGTGATGGGAGGATAGTTGGAAGGATGATGGTCTCTGTTTCTCAAGTGAAAATAAAGCAACCTCTGGGATTTTTTGATTGGAAATGCACGTCAGAAAGTGGTTTCTCATTTCTTATCCCATTAGGTGTGTTTGTTACATATAATAACATCTGAAATCTATGATACATGGGGAATACAggtattaaaaaaaaatcaaacatTTACTCCAAGATACGTCACACAGACCATTTTAAACACAAAGGTTTTAGATGGTTTATATTCTCTCTTGCAAGGCTGTCAGTGTTTGCATTTACAGTATCTTGCCTAGATTGATTCTAAATTACTCACAGAAGATATTTAAACAGTACAATACATGAAACCACAAAGCCAAGATGCATAAGAAAAAGTACATCTCTACAGTACATAGTGTTTGTTAAATGTAAGGACACTTCCACACTGGTCTGCTAATCCGTTTTAAAGCAACATGACATGTTGGTCTTTCAGCCTGCCACAGCAACCATACATACAGCGTGGTGCATTTTGCTGAGGTAATATGCAGCAGTAAGAAAGAGGAGGCTTTTGAATTAAGGCACTCGGAGAAGAGGCTGGAAAGAACAGAAACCTTTATTATATTACAACAGCAGGATCATGACGAATGCTTAGAGCTGAATTGGCATGCAACAATGTGTGGTCTACAATTGTTATCCTATTTtaggccattgtaaataagaatttgttcttaactgacttgcctagttacataaataatataataaattACTATTCCATCAAagcaatatgcacatttttccaaaTTGTcactttaatttttttttaattgttcgGAACATTTAACATTATACAAATAGACAAAACTTTTAAAAATAGTGTATAttaaattaatatatatatattaaaaaccTAGTTTGTCAAAAGAAACCTGATAACAGTTTtaattcatgttgaaaacagaCAAGTTTGACCTGTGTTTCGCTGTGAATTTTGAGTGGTGGTGATGAGATAATTGGGGGAGGAGTTGCCCCGAAcctcagatctaggatcagtttgatGAAGCATCTCTGTCTTGACTAGGACTTAAGAAGCACTTGTAACAATGTACAGAGTGGTAGCAGGCCTAATAAGTGTCATAGTGACATCAACTCAACCTTGCTAGTAGAGAATACACTCAGCGGGATCCAGAGGAGCATGATCTACATGGGATACAGTATAGAATGTTTAATATTTGAGATGAGCATTATTTGCAGAAGGCAGTCAAATGCTTGCAGTTGGTGGGAAAAGAGGTGTAACGTTAGTGGTtatgttaaaaatgtattttttattcttGAAGAAGCGCCATTTCAACTTAATAGAGAGCAAGACCGTACAAAATATGACTTGCCTCAATACAGGAGGGTTCTACAAATATATAGCTTAATTTAAAACCAATGTATACTGTACAGTTCCAAACTTTcagggtacagttgaagtcggaagtttacatacacttaggttgaagtcattaaaacttgtttttcaaccactccacaaatctcttgttaacaaactatagttttgccacgtcggttaggacatctattttgtgcatgacacaagtaatatttcaaacaattgtttacagattatttcacctataattcactgtatcacaattccagtgggtcagaagttcacatacactaagttgactgtgcctttaaacagcaagaaaattatgtcatggctttagaagcttctgatcgtctaattgacatattttgagtcaattggaggtgtacctgtggatgtatttcaaggcctaccttcaaactcagtgcctctttgcttgacatcatgggaaaatcaaaagaaaaactatagacctccacaagtctggttcatccttgggagcaatttccaaacgcctgaaggtaccacgttcatctgtacaaacaatagtacgcaggtataaacaccatgggaccatgcagccgtcatactgctgttaggttcttatttttcaaaGTAAATACCTCACGGACAATAGAGAAactttaaccaagtttaattcttcccaaaggttctgtacagctgtagtcagacaacacaacatttgTCCCattcagatatatatatataacccacTTAagactctcccccttctctccaatGGTTACATCTTATGGTTTCACAGGAAGAGAATAAAGAGGGTAACAGGATACCAAACCTTTATTACTCCCAGATGAGAATCTGtcctcacctcctgacctcaacccctccttcatctaatccacagatgtccatctgtctcccctgtATCAACACGTTGCTCTCCTCTTGTCAtccaacacattccacagctatCTGTCTTTCTACAGAGACCCAGTCTCTTTCACTCCTTAATATACTATGCttctgatctatcatgtctttaatatctcaatgttcaaaatgtcGAATCcaacaccgctcaggaaggagacgcgttctgtctcctagagacgaacgtactttggtgcgaaaagtgcaaatcaatcccagaacaccaGCAAAGGactatgtgaagatgctggaggaaacaggtacaaaagtatctataaatccacagtaaaacaagtcctttatcatataacctgaaaggccactcagcaaggaagaagccactgctccaaaaccgccataaaaaagccagactacggtttgcaactgcacatggggacaaagatcgtactttttggagaaatgtactctggtctgatgaaacaaaaatagaactgtttggccataatgactatcgttatgtttggaggaaaaagggggaggcttgctagccgaagaacaccatcccaaccgtgaagcacgggggtggcatcatcatgttgtgggggtgctttgctgcaggaggcatTTGTGtgcttcacaaaacagatggcatcatgaggaaagaaaattatgtgaatatattgaagcaacatctcaagacatcagtcaggaagttaaagcttggtcgcaaatgggtcttccaaatggacaatgaccacaagcatacttccaaagttgtggcaaaatggcttatggacaacaaagtcaaggttttggagcgGCCATGACAAAGCccttacctcaatcctatagacaatttgtgggcagaactgaaaaagaatgaggaggcatacaaacctgactcagttacaccagctctgtcaggaggaatgggccaaaactcacccaacttattgtgggaagcttgtggaaggctacccgaaacgtttgacccaagttaaacaatttaaaggcaatgctagcaaatactaattgagtgtatgtaaacttctgacccactgggaatgaccCAGAAATAAATGTTTTCCGTTTTTAATATGATAGCTGACTAACCCCAGGACGGTAATTCAACCATGATATCAAGATTATATAGCTGGCCGATAAACTCATTTAGCTATCTAAAAAAATGTTAGCTAACAAAGGCTAATTGACCGACTTTCTGTGACTGATATAACAAGAAAACTGCTAATGCACTATCCTAACTCGCAACAGTAAGTTAAAACCTAGAATGATCCGAGGGCCTCATCCCTCCGTAGACAATGTTCTATATGGCACTATAATGACAGCCTCTCTTCGCTCACCAACTACTCTAAAAGCAAGTCACAATATTGTAACGTGTGGACTAGAATAGCCGAGTTATGCATACATCTTTGATTTTCAGAGTACCTAGCTAGTTACCTAATCATTCTCTTGCAGTTCTTGGTCATTACTCAACacctgagaagaaaaaaaaagtggtTTTGAACAGTGTCTCTACTCtcttcattttttgttgttgtcggaTAGCCCAATGCTTGTTGTTTGGAGTCAGTCGGTTAAATGTAACTTTGTGTCGTTTGGAGTCTGATCGGGAGTACGGTAGACAACAATAAAGCTAACATGTATGCAATCTAAGCGTACTTCAGTGCAACATCAAAAACATTTTGGATCGTTTTTGATTGACACTAGTgatcgccacttcgcggttcacttatcgcggattcgctatttcgcggattttcataatgcatttttttttttttttggtgcattgtgctctgcattctgattcgctaaaaactcactcccgcttcttgtatcaaaacatgctacgaattggacacgagagatgaggaggaaggactaacgcttggtcgcttagcaaccatggtgcgaatggccactgaacttaagcgagtagctgaggaatgggaccctttgatgagccgttcattacagttctccaacgtaatcgatggtggcatgtcggtgtacaaggatctttttgcaaagaagaaaaaagagcgacaacagctgcctatcactatgttcttctcccgaacaaacacacctgcaccgcgggcttcagaagaagagaacactgcagagcgcagtcaggatgcagcggcccagtctgaagagcagtgaaacggcctacacgtgagtcactgtatttgtatacatgtaatagttgcaaattgtaaaaaaaaaaaaaaagttttctatttcgcggatttcacttatcgcgggtcattttcggaacgtaacccccgcgataaacgagggattacctGTATATCTGTCGGACTTCAGCCCATTTCTTCATGTTGTATTGAAGACAGCTCAGGACCCCTTGAGAAAGATGTTTTATTTAGCTCTCTGTATCTAGGAAATGTGGGTTATTTCCCGCTTAGGAGAAGGAATGCATACTGGGGTTGGTTAAGTGAATCCTATTGTATGTGCTCAGCTGTATGTGAGCCCTGGGAGGCACATAGATCGGGGAACTGCTGAACATAAACACAGAGCACGTGGATCACCATTGTTTGGTTTGGACCAATTACATTTCCCATCATTACTGCATCACACTAATATCCTGATTGCATCAACTTCCTCTTTGTCAACAATAGACCTCCTTGTTCCTCCTCCGGATGCAGAGCTGATCAACAACGTCACATAAAAGGTGGGAAATGAGTAGTGGATGGACAGAGACCTGGTGAAGAATGTGGATTTAAAacttttaaaaacttttttttgttgATTGACTTGAGTTTCATGTCTTTGTAAAGTTATTGTTGTGTATTTGATTATCGGAGTTATTGAGTGTCCtatgtttacatttttattttatgatGTTATGTATATAGTTGCTTTGAAGTGGATCCAATTGTATGATAACAAATACTTCTTCTCAGAGGCTACCAAAGCATTTATCCACAgcaattatgtaaaaatgtacatcAACCAAAATGCTTCTGTTTTTCGatcaattatttttatttaaaaaaacaaaaacaatcatGCATGGAAACATGTCATCCGGTCTAACTGTCGTCTAACTACGCATGTGCATGCGGTCAAATCAAAGGCATGCCTTCAGTTTGTCACCTTCACGAGGCTGAAtgaataacatgttcaactacttaagacattggctaggttgtgcctttagactTGGAGAAAATTCAGAACTAAGGAAGAATATTTCACTTCTCATTGACTTCTCGAACAGCAAACCACGGACTGGTCTGATTCGCAAGCGCTCTTGGAGGTCCTGCtatgttgcgcctctgggtttagaaactggtCGGACGTTTTCACCCTTCCTTAAAGTTTCTCCGttttcaccccacccagtaggTGGCggcacacattttttgttgttgtagttagTAAATACAAAGTTGCAGAATAAGAAGCTGCACTCAAGCTTGCTCCAGAGCTGTGTTGATCACGGTTATTTCCCTGCGACAGAGAGAACGTTAGCGAAGCAATCATCATGCCTATGTTTTTGGTGAATACTAATGTTGCCAAAAGTGACATTCCTCCTGCTCTGCTGTCTGAGGCAACAGATGAACTGGCCAAGGCGATGGGCAAACCTGTGCAGGTGAGTCTTCCAAAGTTGGCACAGTCTAGCCCACCCACCCCTGTT is part of the Salvelinus fontinalis isolate EN_2023a chromosome 6, ASM2944872v1, whole genome shotgun sequence genome and harbors:
- the LOC129857934 gene encoding uncharacterized protein LOC129857934 isoform X2, whose protein sequence is MTSYNRADSSSIPVLLSTLVLMLGLAARCVVQAMPSEDSPQAAQASVSLPSLVTGTCKDVHKYVESVVGNNVIESTVEFFEMLIRFLAEGAASGLNVIAVYVTEILRVTGVDVQLPFPHFTPEGVASVGQWALLALISYWVLSIVLRLLVGVVRRVFWMLKAGTALWLFGLIVSDTKAGSDTTAVRLAGLVLGCALLGLASYGSEKTSHVEDRLSILEGRVKVVERRKGDE
- the LOC129857934 gene encoding uncharacterized protein LOC129857934 isoform X1, which translates into the protein MTSYNRADSSSIPVLLSTLVLMLGLAARCVVQAMPSEDSPQAAQASVSLPSLVTGTCKDVHKYVESVVGNNVIESTVESVLLYLESVLGQENVYTMAMFFEMLIRFLAEGAASGLNVIAVYVTEILRVTGVDVQLPFPHFTPEGVASVGQWALLALISYWVLSIVLRLLVGVVRRVFWMLKAGTALWLFGLIVSDTKAGSDTTAVRLAGLVLGCALLGLASYGSEKTSHVEDRLSILEGRVKVVERRKGDE